CCTCGAGCGCCTCGACGATCTTCGACAGCTTCGCTCCGGCGAACGGTTCCCGCCGCAGTTCATTGAGACCCGGCTGCGTTTCAGCCCGTTCATCAAGGACATCATGACGCTCGGCGACGATACGCGCGACTATATCGGCGCGCTGATCAATATCGACATGAGCGTGGTGTCGCGTTGGGCGGAGGATCGCAACATCAGCTTCTCCACCTTCACCGACCTTTCGCAGAAGCCAGAGGTGGCCGAATTGATGCGCGGCGAGATTGCGCGCGTCAACACGTTCCTGCCCGAGCACGCGCGGGTCCGTCGCTTTGCCAACTTCCCCAAGGAGCTCGATCCGGATGAAGGCGAATTGACCCGCACACGCAAGCTGCGACGCGAATTCCTCGCCGAACGCTATGCCGTGCTGATCGAGGCGATGTACGGCAGTCGGGATCAGCAAAAGCTCGACATCGCGGTGACATATCAGGACGGGCGAAAGGGCACGCTGTCTGCTCACGTCGCCATCCACGACGTCGTCAAGGCAGGCAAGTCGGCAAACGCCGCTGAACCGTTGCGGGCCATCGCATGATCGATTTCGTCAACTACTTCATCAACGGTGCGCTGGTCGGGCTGCTCTATGCCCTCATCGCCATGGGCTTCGTGGTCATCTATCGGGCGTCGAAGGTCTTCAATTTCGCCCAAGGCGAACTCGTCGTGTTCGGCGGCTTCATCGTCTGGTGGATGGTCGCCTCGCTGGGCCTGCCGCTCTCGATCGGCATTCCGCTCGCGTTCGTTGCGGCGGCGCTGTTCGGACTCCTCATCGAGCGGGTGTTCTTTTCCCGCCTCGCCGGCGAGTCGGTGTTCGCCATGGTCATGGTCACGATCGGACTGTTGATCCTGATCCGCGGCTTGATCCTCGTGCTGTTCGGCCCGCAGGTGCGCTCGTTCCCGATCATCTTTCCGCTTCAGCCGGTGATCATCGGGGAGATTCTCATCCCCCGCTCGCTTCTCATCGGCGGCGCAATCACGGTCATCGTCGGCTTCGGCCTGTCGTGGTTTTTCAACCGCACGCGGGCCGGGTTGCGCATGACAGCGGTTGCCGAAGATCATCAAGTGGCATTGTCGATGGGAATTTCAGTGAAGCGCTCTATCGCGTTTGCATGGATTCTCGGCGCCGTACTGTCGACGCTCGGCGCCATCATCTTCCTCAGCGGAAAGTCGCTGAACTTTCTTGCCTCCGACATCGGCCTTGCGGCGTTGCCCGTGGCGCTGCTGGCGGGTTTCGAGGCGATCGCCGGGGTTCTGCTGGCCGGCCTTATCGTCGGCATCATTCAGGGGCTCGTGACCGCCTACCTCGATCCGATCGTGGGCGGCGCGATCGGCACCGTGTTTCCATTTATCATCATGCTGCTCATCCTCTTTATTCGGCCGACCGGAATGTTCGGCTGGAAGACCATCGAAAGGGTCTGACCGATGGATCCGGCAGGCGTATTCGCCACCAGCTTCGAACGCGACCAGGCCT
Above is a genomic segment from Hyphomicrobiaceae bacterium containing:
- a CDS encoding branched-chain amino acid ABC transporter permease yields the protein MIDFVNYFINGALVGLLYALIAMGFVVIYRASKVFNFAQGELVVFGGFIVWWMVASLGLPLSIGIPLAFVAAALFGLLIERVFFSRLAGESVFAMVMVTIGLLILIRGLILVLFGPQVRSFPIIFPLQPVIIGEILIPRSLLIGGAITVIVGFGLSWFFNRTRAGLRMTAVAEDHQVALSMGISVKRSIAFAWILGAVLSTLGAIIFLSGKSLNFLASDIGLAALPVALLAGFEAIAGVLLAGLIVGIIQGLVTAYLDPIVGGAIGTVFPFIIMLLILFIRPTGMFGWKTIERV